ACTTTTCGTCGTCGACATAGTCCTCGATCAGCATGCCCGTGCCCCGCAACTTGCCGGAGCGGAAGATCGCCAGATCCTTCGCGCGGGTGGTGCCGTCGGAGTAGTCGTTATTGAGAAAACGTTCGACGGTCAGCGTCAGCGGGGTCTCGCCCTTGTCGCCGGTCAGGATGACGGTAATGTCGTCGTCGACCTTTTGTATGGAGTAGTTCTTCAGGGCGTAGAAATGGTTGACGAAGTAGACCTGGTTGGCGATTTCGTCGGCGCTGGGGGTGCCGCTCGGGTACGGCAGGTCCGGCGTGACGGCCGCCGATACGAGCAGCGGAAAACCGAAAACGGCGCTTGCAACGATCGAGCGGCGCAGGGCGGGCGCTTTGGACATGGGCTTTGTCTCCTCCAGCTTCTTGATATGGGGGCCAGGTGGGCAACCGTGCACGACAGTGGGCCTTTTATAGGCCTTCTTCGGCAATCTCATAAAAGCTAACGCACACTATTAATAATGTCAATTTCTGGAGCCCACGCAAGGCTCGGTCACCTTGGCGCCCGACGTTGCACCTGCAACGCTGCCGTAAAAACACGGTGAGCGCGTTCAGCCTCGTGATGCCGGTGCGCGCCCGATGCTGTGGTAGTCAAATCCGGCGGCGGCGACCTCGGCCGGTTCGTAGAGATTGCGGCCGTCGAAGATCACGCGCCCGCGCATGCTGCGTGCGAGCAGGTCAAAGTCGAGCGAGCGGAACTCGGTCCATTCCGTCGCGATGGCCAGCGCGTCCGCGTCGCGGACGGCGTCCAGAGCGCTGGCGGCGAACTCGATCCGGTCCTGATCGCGCAATTGCAGCCTTGCGTTATCGGCCGCGACCGGGTCGTAGGCCCGCACCGTGGCGCCGGCTTCGAGCAGGGATTCGAGCAAAACCAGCGCCGGTGCTTCGCGGAGATCGTCGGTGTTGGGCTTGAACGCCAGCCCCCAAAGCGCGATGGTGCGCCGCGAAAGATCGCCATCGAAATACCCCAGAATGCGCTCGCCAAGCAGCTGTTTCTGCTGGTTGTTGACGGTCTCGACGGCATCGAGCAGAGCGGCTTCGATGCCGGCCTCGGCTGCGGTCCGGCGCAGTGCGCGCACGTCCTTGGGAAAACACGAGCCGCCGTAGCCGATCCCGGGATAGATGAAGTGGTAGCCGATTCGCGGATCGGCCCCGATCCCGCGACGCACGGCCTCGATGTCGGCGCCAAGCCGCTCGGCGATCCCGGCCATCTCGTTCATGAAGCTGATCTTGGTGGCGAGCATCGCGTTGGCAGCGTACTTGGTGAGCTCGGCCGAGCGCCGCTGCATGATGATCAGCCGGTCGTGATTGCGGTTGAACGGCGCGTACAGGCTGCGCATCCCGGTCGCGGCGCGTTCGTCGTCGGTGCCCACGATGATGCGGTCCGGGCGCATGAAATCCTCGACGGCCGCGCCTTCCTTGAGGAACTCGGGATTGGAAACGACCGCCGGCGTGGACTTGAGTCCGCGCGCGGCGAGCTGATCAGCGAGTACGGCCTCCACGCGGTCGCAGGTCCCGACCGGGACGGTGGACTTGACCACGACTGTCGGCGAGGCCCCGGCTGGCAGGCGCGAGCCGATTTCCCGCGCAACGGCCAGCACGTGGCGCAGATCCGCCGAACCGTCCTCGTCGGGCGGCGTGCCGACCGCAATCATCTGAACCTGGCCGTGTTCGACGGCCAGCTGCGGATCCAGCGTGAATCGGAGCCGACCGGCGCGCTGGGCGTCGTGCACGATTTCGTCCAGGCCCGGCTCGTGGATCGGAATTTCTCCGCGGTTCAGCGCGTCGATGCGCTCGGGGTTCACATCCATGCACAGAACCTGGTTGCCGACCCGGGCCAGACAGGCCCCGGTGACGAGGCCCACGTAGCCGACCCCGAATACGCTGATCTTCATGGCTGATCGCTGTTGCGAAGCGGCGCGCGGCCGCGGTGAATGCGGCGGGCCGCACCGTGGCGCGGCCCGAGGTAGCGCGCGATTCTAGCAGCCCAGGATGCTGTTCTGATGACCCCGTCGGCCGCCGATGGGCTGGCTCCGGACGGGGTCCGTCGGACATTCTGCTGATTCGCGATCCGCGCTGGATCGCGGTATTCGATATTGACACTCCGCGCAAACTTTCGGAGAATGACCGGCTATTTTTCGGAGGGGTTCCCGAGCGGTCAAAGGGGGCAGACTGTAAATCTGCTGGCTCCGCCTTCGGAGGTTCGAATCCTCCCCCCTCCACCAAAGTCCAGGGTGATTCGGTCCAGGACACGGGCGGTCTGGCATGGCCTGCGGAGCGATGAGCCCCGCGCCGGCTGGAGACCCGGCCGGGAACGATGCGGGCGTAGTTCAATGGTAGAACCTCAGCCTTCCAAGCTGATGGTGTGGGTTCGATTCCCATCGCCCGCTCCATTTCACGTGAGGTGGTGGTTCTGGACCGGCGCCTGCCCGCCCGGACGCGGGGCTGGAACTGGTGACTGGCTGGGCGACAGAGCCGGGGCGAAACCCCGAGGAGCGCAGGGTACCTGCAACATTATGATTTAGGCCCATATAGCTCAGTCGGTAGAGCACTTCCTTGGTAAGGAAGAGGTCACCGGTTCAAATCCGGTTATGGGCTCCAGATCGTGGCCCGGGCGCTGATCGGCGCCAGGCCGGAACAGTCAGCCTTCCAAGCTGAGAAAGCAAGAGCAAGCAAAACCTGAA
This genomic window from Chromatiales bacterium contains:
- a CDS encoding UDP-glucose/GDP-mannose dehydrogenase family protein, which translates into the protein MKISVFGVGYVGLVTGACLARVGNQVLCMDVNPERIDALNRGEIPIHEPGLDEIVHDAQRAGRLRFTLDPQLAVEHGQVQMIAVGTPPDEDGSADLRHVLAVAREIGSRLPAGASPTVVVKSTVPVGTCDRVEAVLADQLAARGLKSTPAVVSNPEFLKEGAAVEDFMRPDRIIVGTDDERAATGMRSLYAPFNRNHDRLIIMQRRSAELTKYAANAMLATKISFMNEMAGIAERLGADIEAVRRGIGADPRIGYHFIYPGIGYGGSCFPKDVRALRRTAAEAGIEAALLDAVETVNNQQKQLLGERILGYFDGDLSRRTIALWGLAFKPNTDDLREAPALVLLESLLEAGATVRAYDPVAADNARLQLRDQDRIEFAASALDAVRDADALAIATEWTEFRSLDFDLLARSMRGRVIFDGRNLYEPAEVAAAGFDYHSIGRAPASRG